One genomic region from Scomber scombrus chromosome 19, fScoSco1.1, whole genome shotgun sequence encodes:
- the pcare1 gene encoding photoreceptor cilium actin regulator produces the protein MGCSPSKGNNFGALGPLRKGRMLPPTPQESPRESQFEDGENRNSTETTDGDTKERKAAGQTQVFQREAPLTPQKKKSVTELAPEAVNMNKLGSQGLENNTMSQKKEKNGDKQDVTEKKPGRKTKKNTRGVKVLKKKDKDKLPVEQKVDFPEPLVKAHQAAYAFLNPNINKYDILLGLLEQATQTRTSVQPMVAFMALRYEESIHLLEDMADEGEKVLKENGEHLAWPSQMKNLSSSPPLKSGSANIEPPPDLLQQLLQYTTQRMRNVSQTVGGIGDSALEEAVEYFACVSELLEEKLKVKRAVETRLMQLLSRIEMASLRKPGPEDSALFSEDSGIGAESESLAGSERRLRRESCESTGTNRTTPMGYTSRNIRQGALRQKFVHQISPSVSLTSLNSIGSACTIMANEQRDSLLGSVSFDDGEEDDEDDDKMDRGKGDGQVTFQKRSNSSPVHHEQQPRRIHPKRIENPENVEMTLKMKKAISSRIQYVSSPNASAKTKVVGSPKISRRQWTDEGEQSPKRPQTTAPVRRAVVKTTPAAKEQRSRSAESLRSKGEDPTLLELERTQKNLNQRLQRMSKSKVTGKQNQGTSPAQSPVTNRRQPSLEKNSNPQPLKDKAGITKRTNRKQEVTSDAEEDNKQKDKKTAKGPIKATPPPSPPSSPRPSSGLCRGRNSVKKLIDTFTQGIEELEDPKVLGPLKGVRKCGVPVLPGLGNVEAVLRTGITSCRAESMSFEKTEYLDLDSLPPPPLEVLLDNSFESAHSPPTGVADDGATKVSKSPVVKRAVVSQRLRATFQSVSVLPSKGGPPQGSKVIFPAREEQHVTSAQSKVSQPHGQADTDPGKVKDSFLSRQARKIIHLKLTHSSDSQSEKSTSYVTTNPSASQKESTDLQDDSNLSVPGPNTTLSTVPPSSVVNSHPPATPPMPKGRMLPSTPSTPSSLHRRLPSPHNFKRQPTPPTSASPPTNRKPPTPPAVQRRLPSPPVTKQNILNSNPSSSYPFKAPSPPASPKIQRWSRENSTEDLSSARLISNARSVFCPASPSMFEAQPCPVPQPPQAWTSTGVSFLSRSWGGRGRFPVSVQGPRPFIRRSHSDRRPSLNLPPRSPGISVAETCGSEPAICTQGLDDEPTREDEIWGSQSDLRATSRSASHPDLCIVGQSLHRH, from the exons atgGGCTGCTCACCATCAAAAGGTAACAATTTTGGGGCTTTGGGTCCCTTGAGGAAGGGCAGAATGCTGCCCCCTACACCCCAAGAAAGCCCCAGAGAGTCCCAGTTTGAAGACGGAGAGAATCGTAATTCAACTGAAACAACAGATGGGGATACAAAGGAGAGGAAGGCAGCTGGACAAACCCAGGTATTTCAAAGAGAAGCACCTCTGacaccacaaaaaaagaaatctgtgaCTGAGTTAGCCCCAGAAGcagtaaacatgaataaattgGGGAGTCAAGGACTGGAGAACAACACTATGtcacagaaaaaagagaaaaatggggACAAGCAGGATGTAACAGAGAAAAAGCCTGGCagaaaaactaagaaaaatacCAGAGGTGTGAAAGtgctaaaaaagaaagacaaggacAAACTACCTGTTGAACAGAAAGTGGACTTCCCAGAGCCTCTGGTAAAAGCTCACCAAGCTGCGTATGCCTTTTTGAATcctaatataaacaaatatgatATTTTACTTGGACTGTTGGAACAGGCAACCCAAACTCGGACGTCTGTTCAGCCTATGGTTGCCTTTATGGCTCTGCGTTATGAGGAATCAATTCACTTACTGGAAGACATGGCAGATGAGGgagaaaaagttttaaaagaaaatggagAACATCTTGCTTGGCCCAGCCAAATGAAAAacctctcttcttctccaccTCTGAAATCTGGCTCTGCTAATATTGAACCCCCACCGGATTTGTTGCAGCAGCTTCTTCAGTACACCACACAAAGAATGCGGAATGTAAGCCAGACTGTTGGAGGAATTGGGGACTCTGCCTTGGAGGAGGCAGTGGAGTACTTTGCCTGTGTCTCAGAGCTTTTAGAGGAGAAACTGAAAGTCAAACGTGCAGTAGAGACTAGACTAATGCAACTCTTATCTCGCATTGAAATGGCCTCTCTGCGAAAGCCTGGGCCAGAGGATTCTGCTCTCTTTAGTGAGGACAGTGGTATTGGAGCTGAGAGTGAATCCCTTGCTGGATCTGAAAGACGCCTTAGACGAGAAAGTTGTGAGTCCACTGGGACAAATAGAACTACTCCTATGGGATACACCTCCAGGAACATTAGGCAAGGAGCATTAAGGCAGAAGTTTGTGCATCAAATTAGTCCAAGTGTTTCCCTCACTTCCCTCAACTCAATAGGTTCTGCATGTACCATAATGGCTAATGAGCAAAGAGACTCATTGCTAGGATCTGTCTCCTTTGATGATggggaggaagatgatgaagatgatgataaGATGGATAGAGGTAAGGGAGATGGGCAAGTAACGTTTCAAAAGCGATCAAATTCTTCACCTGTACACCATGAACAACAACCACGCCGCATACACCCAAAGCGCATAGAGAATCCTGAAAATGTAGAAATGaccctgaaaatgaaaaaagctaTTAGTAGTAGGATACAGTATGTCTCATCACCAAACGCCAGTGCCAAAACAAAGGTAGTGGGCAGCCCGAAAATCAGTAGACGCCAGTGGACTGATGAGGGGGAACAATCTCCAAAGAGACCTCAAACCACAGCACCTGTTCGAAGGGCAGTGGTAAAAACAACCCCAGCAGCTAAGGAGCAACGTTCCCGTTCTGCAGAATCCCTGCGAAGCAAAGGTGAAGATCCTACTCTTCTTGAACTAGAAAGGACTCAGAAGAATTTAAATCAAAGGTTGCAGAGAATGAGTAAAAGCAAAGTGACTGGAAAACAAAATCAAGGGACCTCACCAGCACAATCTCCAGTAACAAATCGCAGACAGCCCTCACTAGAGAAAAACAGCAATCCTCAACCGCTTAAAGACAAAGCAGGAATAACAAAGCGTaccaacaggaaacaagaagTAACTAGTGATGCAGAAGAagacaataaacaaaaagacaagaaaacagCAAAGGGTCCTATAAAAGCCACACCACCCCCTAGTCCTCCTTCATCACCAAGGCCATCTTCAGGCCTGTGCAGAGGCAGGAATTCAGTCAAAAAACTGATAGATACCTTCACTCAAGGAATAGAGGAGCTAGAAGACCCTAAAGTTTTGGGGCCTCTCAAAGGTGTACGGAAGTGTGGTGTTCCTGTGCTACCAGGTTTAGGAAATGTAGAGGCTGTGCTTCGCACTGGGATAACAAGCTGTAGAGCTGAATCCATGTCATTTGAGAAGACAGAGTATTTAGATTTGGACAgtcttcctccacctccattGGAAGTATTACTGGACAATTCCTTCGAAAGTGCTCACAGTCCCCCTACTGGCGTAGCAGATGATGGGGCTACAAAAGTCAGCAAATCACCTGTGGTAAAAAGGGCTGTCGTATCGCAGCGACTGAGGGCCACTTttcagtcagtgtcagtgttgCCAAGCAAAGGAGGCCCTCCACAAGGTTCCAAGGTTATTTTTCCTGCTAGAGAGGAACAACATGTCACATCTGCTCAATCAAAGGTCAGCCAACCACATGGTCAAGCTGACACAGACCCAGGAAAGGTAAAGGATTCCTTTCTGTCTCGACAAGCTAGAAAGATCATACACTTAAAACTAACACACTCTTCAGATTCTCAGTCAGAGAAATCAACAAGTTATGTAACAACAAATCCATCTGCCAGTCAAAAAGAATCAACAGATTTACAAGATGATAGCAACCTTTCAGTGCCTGGACCTAACACTACATTGTCTACAGTGCCTCCTTCTTCAGTAGTCAATAGCCACCCACCTGCCACCCCACCCATGCCTAAGGGGCGAATGTTACCATCCACACCTTCTACCCCAAGCAGCTTGCATCGAAGACTTCCCAGTCCTCACAACTTCAAAAGGCAACCTACTCCACCTACTTCGGCTAGCCCTCCCACCAATAGAAAACCTCCCACACCACCAGCAGTTCAGAGGAGACTCCCCAGCCCACCTGTTACaaagcagaacattttaaactcaaatCCATCCTCTTCGTACCCTTTCAAAGCACCATCTCCACCAGCTTCACCAAAAATACAAAGATGGTCAAGAGAGAACAGCACTGAAGACTTATCTTCTGCTCGGTTGATCAGTAATGCACGTTCGGTATTCTGTCCTGCTTCTCCATCCATGTTTGAGGCCCAACCTTGTCCAGTTCCCCAACCCCCTCAAGCATGGACCTCTACTggtgtctcttttctctcacgTTCTTGGGGGGGTCGAGGGAGGTTTCCTGTGTCTGTTCAAGGACCTCGACCTTTCATCCGACGAAGCCATTCAGACCGAAGGCCAAGTCTAAATCTTCCACCACGATCACCAGGCATCTCAGTGGCTGAGACTTGTGGAAGTGAGCCAGCAATATGTACACAGGG aCTGGATGATGAACCGACCAGGGAAGATGAAATATGGGGTAGCCAATCAGACCTCAGAGCTACATCACGCTCTGCATCACATCCAGACCTGTGTATTGTTGGACAGTCCTTGCACAGACATTAA
- the spdya gene encoding speedy protein A: MMKHTSSWCQTPPSVTIRVKPNSARSLQIRRGLRMKRANGQDAQGPPQKSQSSRRREEMHYPKMSLPPTIVIQRQEMASYFRLFADDLILDFLWMDCCCKMTDKYLLAMTFVYFKRAHFTLAEFTRRNFFIALYLANTMEEDEEENKYEIFPWALGKNWRKQFPRFLKQRDKLWTRIEYRAAVSRRCCEEVMAIVPSHFVWQRERLEHHSGAQRQYGDRDQAKMPRGPTASPLLCALCNRTARLDQGPDFSSSSSGGSSGQAPHPLPPHPFTSTLGLEKTPPRATASNKKVTATKRQAQHSSCCCAEKVPRDKSSGSLHDPSMDWIGKE; the protein is encoded by the exons ATGATGAAGCATACATCCAGCTGGTGCCAGACCCCCCCCTCAGTGACCATCCGGGTCAAACCCAACAGCGCTCGCTCCCTCCAAATCAGAAGAGGTCTGCGGATGAAGAGGGCCAACGGCCAAGATGCACAGGGCCCGCCGCAGAAGAGCCAGTCGAGCAGACGTAGGGAGGAGATGCATTACCCCAAAATGAGCTTGCCCCCAACTATTGTCATTCAGCGGCAGGAAATGGCTTCCTACTTCAGACTTTTTG CTGATGACCTAATCCTAGATTTTCTGTGGATGGACTGTTGCTGTAAAATGACAGACAAG TATCTTCTCGCCATGACCTTTGTGTACTTCAAAAGAGCCCATTTCACTCTGGCTGAATTCACCAGGAGGAATTTTTTCATCGCGCT GTATCTCGCCAACACCatggaggaagacgaggaggagaaTAAGTATGAGATTTTTCCATGGGCGTTGGGCAAGAACTGGAGGAAGCAGTTTCCCCGCTTCCTCAAGCAGCGAGACAAGCTGTGGACTCGCATCGAGTACAGAGCCGCTGTCAGCAGGCGCTGCTGTGAAGAG GTGATGGCCATTGTCCCCTCTCACTTCGTGTGGCAGCGGGAGCGGTTGGAGCACCACAGCGGCGCCCAGCGGCAGTACGGCGACCGAGATCAAGCCAAGATGCCCCGCGGGCCCACCGCCTCCCCGCTCCTCTGCGCCCTCTGTAACCGCACCGCCAGATTAGATCAGGGCCCGGACTTCTCTTCGTCTTCTTCCGGAGGCTCCTCTGGGCAGGCCCCACACCCCTTGCCTCCACACCCATTCACCTCCACGCTGGGTTTGGAGAAAACTCCACCCAGGGCCACTGCCTCTAACAAGAAGGTGACAGCGACTAAACGCCAGGCGCAAcattcctcctgctgctgtgcTGAAAAGGTTCCCA